The genomic DNA GAACTTTTGTTCCGCATTTTCTTTACCACTTCTCGTAATAGCACCTTTAATTGATTCGATTTCGTTAGAAATTTCATCCCCTAACTGTTCGATAAGTGCTTTTTGATCTTGTGGTAACGGTAAACCGAAAATAATCTTGCTAGCATAATAGTTATCTACTTTTGCTAACATCGCTTTATCGTATTTGAATTTTGGATCATACTGTCTTGCTTTCATATAACGCAAAATATACTCATTTAAGGTTTGGAGGCGTGATTGCCATATAACCCATGAGCGTTGTGTTTTTGAAATGATATTACTGAATAAAAGCTGCACGGCCATGTCATTTATACCACCTGTATTCATATCAGCCGTATTCACCATTGGTACCTCTGCTTTTTCATGTAGGCGTTTTTGCAATCGGTCCAGATACGCTTCAATAGTTTCTTTAAATCTAAATCCACTTTCCAGCTTTTTAGCGCTTGGTTCACCTACATCTTCAGCGCCGTCACCTAAATCCCATTTCGCACCTGGTGCAACTTGTAGTGGATTCTTTGGATCCTCGTCTACATTCGTTAGCAACGTAATAGCGAACATTTCAAAACGTAGCGCATCTGAGTAATCAGACATCTTTTTGTCGATTTCATCAGAAAGCTTAATCGTTTTTTCAAGTTCACTATAACCTGTAGTTCGCTTACTGAGCTTTTCAGTTGGCACAGGTACAACGGGAATAAAATCAATACCCATTGATGAACGCTCAACTCTATCCTCTTGCTTTTCTAAATCGCCATTGTAGACTGCTTCTTCAATTTCACAGTCGTACTCACCCGCTTCTTCATGCCAAACTAAGTAATAAGATAACTTCCACATTTTCGTTTGTTCTTCATCAAGCCATGCAATAAAATGAATCTCTTCCAGCTGATCTATATCCCAGTCGCTATACTTTGCGATAACTTCTGTGGATGGATGCCAAATAACCTTAAATTCACCGCGACGTTTATCATAATGAATCCGAGCATACACACCTGTTTTTGAAATAGCCCTATCTTTTGCTGCTGCTAATAACTTCTCATGCATTCGGTTGTCATCCCAAACCCATGTTAATAACCGTTCCTTTGCTTTCGCTCTACTGTTTTCTGCTTGTTGTTCCTCACTAGGTTCATATCCTGATTGAATCATAAGTGCCGGGTCATCTATTACATCAGGAGGAACTGTGACTTTTGGTTCTTTTTCAAATTGCCACGCTGCAATCATGTTTACGATTTTTTGAGGATAATTAAGTTGTATTTTCGTAGGTTCGTAGTCGAGATTGTCTGGTTTTTTATAATCAGACCATACGTTTAAGTCTCCGTCATAACGCTCATACAAGCGAACCTCAGACATAATGCGTGTCCACTCAGAATCGCCGAGTGCGGTACGAACTGGCATTACAATTTCCACTGGATTCATAAAATTACGATCACCTTGTACTCTCATTCAAGCCCCTCCTTTCTCAATATCTTGAATTTCCTGTAGTTCCCGCTTTACGTCTTGCACGTTTATATGCAATAGAAAAAGCCATTTGAACTGCATCCGGACCATCATCATGCGGATGCATTGGATACATTTCAAATTGCTCCAATAAAGCACGTAAATGTTTCATAAAACGTAATTTACCACTCTGTATATCAGGTAATAATGACTCAATACGTAGTGCTTTTCGTGTACGTTGCTTAATTTGTTTTAAGCGCGTCGATGAAGGATATCCTTTTTTCTGTAATGCTTCAGCAACCTTCTCCGCGAACCACTCCTGCGCTTGTTGCGCCTCTACTGCAATCGATTCATATTGATATGCCAGCGTGTATTCTACAGCCTTTTCTAACAATGTATTTGGATGCACACGCTCCATAAAAATATCGATAATGTAGCACGTGCCTGTTTCCACGTTTTTCGCAAGTGTAACTACTACGCTGTAGTCACCTTTTTCTTTTCCCATTGCGAAATCAACCGCACCGTAATACAAAAGTTTTTTATCTTTTAAATCATCTTCAGTACAGTACGTGAAATATTTAGGTTTAAATATCTGTCTTTCCTCATCAGTCGGGTTACATAAATACTCCTGGTTAAACGCTTTGGTACCGTCATCTTCTCTAATTTCCATCAAATCGATGTAAGGGAAATGTGATGGCCATAACGTTTTTATACCACGGAGCATTTCTTCTTTGTTCTGCTCATAAAATTCACGAGCTTTATCAGAAGCGCCCTCTTCATCCACCTGACGAATCTCACGCCATTCTTGCCATAAGTCTTCGCGCTCTGACCATTTCAGAATTGCTGGGAATGATCTTGATACAAAATCACGACGGTTTTTAATAACATGATGCAATAAACTGTCGTAACAAACGATGGTACCCATATAAATACAAGCACCTTCTTGACGACTCAAACCTGGAAGCAATTCTTCCTTGAACCAACGCTTATTTTTCGCGATTAAATCAACTGTCGCGGTATTTTCTTTACTCTCCAAGTCATCCAAAATATAGAGCTGAACCCTTTTGGAACCGTGGCGTAACCCACGTACCTGTGTCCCTATACCTTTTGCTTCGACTTTCGTGTTTGTTAAAGTCACAAACTCTTTATCGTTATCCACTTCATTTCGGCTTTTTTGTTCATGAAGTAAGATTCCGAAATCCCCACGTAATTTCTCGTTATACTTTAGCTGATCACGTGCCCAAGATATAAAGTCACCGGCTACATCGGATGTTTCAGAAATCAAAACAATATACTGCTTTAATCGATACACGACTTGATGACACAAATAACCGTTACTTAGATAAGCGGTTTTTGCATGACCACGTCCTACACTCCATGCTACTTTTTTCTTTTTCTCCCTACCTGTTGTGATGTCATCTAATAGCTCACATAACGTTTGGTGAAACTCTGCAGCATCATCCATCTTTACCCCAGCCGGAATTAAGTTATCAGGATTCCCGGGATTTCCTTCTTCAGAGAAATACTCATACATGAAATACAGCATGTCATGTTCCCCGCGGTGCACCCTTTTTAACTTTTCTAACTCATCGATGTCAGCAAGTAGTGTATCCATGTAATATTCTGTAGCCTCACCAGTTTCGTATAACTCCTGTAACTTCTTTGCTCTTTCCGCTACAAGATTGATACGCTCCTGACGTTCATGACGGGCTAACCATTTACCGTCTATATATGCCATGTAGCCCGCTCTCCTTTTACTCGCCCGTCAATTTTTTTAATTTCTGAAGCTGTTCTTCGATTTCCGCATTTGTACGGGTCGCATTTCCTAGATCACCCTCGATTACTTTCTTATCAGTCAGTAAACCAAATCGCTGCATATACAATTGCATAGCTTTTACACTCGGTTGCGGCCCTAAAATTAACTGCATTAACTTGCTATACACCTGCTCACGCTTCTCTGCGAGAAAACTATCGGCCACTTCACTCTTGAATGCGATGAAGTCCTGATTCTTAGTTCGCCACTCCCAAAGCGTCGTCCGGTTTATACCAAGCTCGTTCGCCATTTCGTCTTGAGTTCTTTTTTCCTCGTTATTCGATTCCATCAACTCATTTTCTACAAGCAAGTACGCCGCTTGAATTTGTTTAGCCGTAAGTTTCTGTTTTAACTCGTCTAACTTCGCCATTCTTTCGCTCCCCTTTCTTCGTGAAATAGAAAAAGGCAACCGATTTAGTATCGATTGCCTTTTTCTATCTAAAAATCCTCATCAATAATTGGAATTGATACAATAAAACCTTCTTCCCATAGAATATTATCTTTTTTCAACTCACCTACGAAACCTTCAACATCTTGGCGAGCCTTTTGAGGTGTTTTCTTCCAAGAAGATTCGAAGAGTTTATCTCCTTTTCTAAATTCACGTTCATCAGTATTTTCCACTGTTGCTTC from Bacillus cereus G9842 includes the following:
- a CDS encoding phage portal protein, with protein sequence MRVQGDRNFMNPVEIVMPVRTALGDSEWTRIMSEVRLYERYDGDLNVWSDYKKPDNLDYEPTKIQLNYPQKIVNMIAAWQFEKEPKVTVPPDVIDDPALMIQSGYEPSEEQQAENSRAKAKERLLTWVWDDNRMHEKLLAAAKDRAISKTGVYARIHYDKRRGEFKVIWHPSTEVIAKYSDWDIDQLEEIHFIAWLDEEQTKMWKLSYYLVWHEEAGEYDCEIEEAVYNGDLEKQEDRVERSSMGIDFIPVVPVPTEKLSKRTTGYSELEKTIKLSDEIDKKMSDYSDALRFEMFAITLLTNVDEDPKNPLQVAPGAKWDLGDGAEDVGEPSAKKLESGFRFKETIEAYLDRLQKRLHEKAEVPMVNTADMNTGGINDMAVQLLFSNIISKTQRSWVIWQSRLQTLNEYILRYMKARQYDPKFKYDKAMLAKVDNYYASKIIFGLPLPQDQKALIEQLGDEISNEIESIKGAITRSGKENAEQKFMEIMQERMLKRQSQDPYNEK
- the terL gene encoding phage terminase large subunit, which encodes MAYIDGKWLARHERQERINLVAERAKKLQELYETGEATEYYMDTLLADIDELEKLKRVHRGEHDMLYFMYEYFSEEGNPGNPDNLIPAGVKMDDAAEFHQTLCELLDDITTGREKKKKVAWSVGRGHAKTAYLSNGYLCHQVVYRLKQYIVLISETSDVAGDFISWARDQLKYNEKLRGDFGILLHEQKSRNEVDNDKEFVTLTNTKVEAKGIGTQVRGLRHGSKRVQLYILDDLESKENTATVDLIAKNKRWFKEELLPGLSRQEGACIYMGTIVCYDSLLHHVIKNRRDFVSRSFPAILKWSEREDLWQEWREIRQVDEEGASDKAREFYEQNKEEMLRGIKTLWPSHFPYIDLMEIREDDGTKAFNQEYLCNPTDEERQIFKPKYFTYCTEDDLKDKKLLYYGAVDFAMGKEKGDYSVVVTLAKNVETGTCYIIDIFMERVHPNTLLEKAVEYTLAYQYESIAVEAQQAQEWFAEKVAEALQKKGYPSSTRLKQIKQRTRKALRIESLLPDIQSGKLRFMKHLRALLEQFEMYPMHPHDDGPDAVQMAFSIAYKRARRKAGTTGNSRY
- a CDS encoding phBC6A51 family helix-turn-helix protein, with translation MAKLDELKQKLTAKQIQAAYLLVENELMESNNEEKRTQDEMANELGINRTTLWEWRTKNQDFIAFKSEVADSFLAEKREQVYSKLMQLILGPQPSVKAMQLYMQRFGLLTDKKVIEGDLGNATRTNAEIEEQLQKLKKLTGE